CTCCACGACAGGCGCTTCCAACCTTGCCAACGCCCAACCGCTGTTGGAATATCATCGGGGCATGCCTTTCGCTTTGGGGCACAACGGCAATTTGGTCAACGCCCTGGAACTGCGCCGTGGTTTGGAACGGTTGGGGTTTCGTTTTGATGGCACCAGCGACAGCGAAATCATCGCCAAACTCGTCGCCAGTCTGGACGAACTGGATTTTGAGCGGGCACTGATGGCAGCCGTTCGGCAGTTACGCGGGGCGTTTTCGTTGGTCTTGATGACGCCGACGCAACTGTTTGCCGTTCGCGACCCTTATGGCGTCCGCCCGTTGGTCGTCGGCAAACTCAACGGCTCCCACTGGGTCATTGCCTCGGAAACTTGCGCCCTCAACCCTGTCGGCGCCGTTTATGTCCGCGATGTGGAGCCAGGCGAATTGGTCGTCGTGGACGACAAAGGCTTGCACATCGTCCGATGGACAGACGAAATTTGCCCGGCGTTGTGCCTGTTTGAGTTCGTTTACTTGGCGCGCCCTGACAGCCACCTTTACCAGCACAATGTCCACATGGCGCGGCGGCGCATGGGGCAAATCCTCGCCCAAGAACATCCCGCAGATGCCGACATCGTGATCCCTGTCCCTGACACGGGGATCCCCGCCGCTATCGGTTACGCCGAAGCGTCAGGCATCCCTTACGCAGAAGGCTTCATCAAAAACCGCTACATCCATCGGACTTTCATCCAACCGAGCCAACGGCAACGCGAACTGGGGGTGCGCATTAAACTCACACCCATCCGCGAAGTGTTGGAAGGCAAACGGGTCGTCGTTGTGGAAGACAGCATCGTGCGAGGCACGACGACCCGCGCCATCGTGGCGATGCTGCGGGAAGCGGGCGCCAAAGAAATCCATGTGCGGGTCAGTTCGCCGCCTTACCGGTTCCCCTGCTTTTACGGCATTGACACTTGTGCCCGCAGCGAACTGATCGCGGCGCAACTGGACGAAGAGGAAATTCGCCGCTACATCGGTGCCGACAGTTTGGGCTACTTGAGTTTGGAAGGGCTGCTGAAAGCCGTCGGCGGCGACGCCGATCGGTTTTGCCGCGCCTGCTTTGACGGCAAGTATCCCATCCCCATCCCCGAACATTTACGCCTGAGCAAACACCTGTTTGAAACCGACGAACTGTTGCCCGTGCACGCTGGCGAACAGCCCCGCAGGGGCGTCAACAGGTGACACCCCTTTGTATCCCGCGACGAAAGCGCTGAAGGAGTGGGGCGAAATGCGTGGGTGGCAGCGATGGGTCCTGCTTGGGGCGTTGGCAAGTTGGGCGGCAGCAAGCGCGCAGGTGAGCGGCGAGTTCGCTTTGAAAGTCGTGCGCCTGCAAGGGCAAGGCGAAGTTCTTGCCGACGCCGCTTCCCGCCCGCTGCGAACGGACGCCGTTGTGCACACCGGCGAAACGCTACGGGTGGTGCCCAACGGCGTCGTCGTGGTGCAATGGTTGCCTTACAAAGCGTTGGTGAAAGTGGAAAGCGGTGGGCAGGTGAGGTTGTCGCCCCATCGGGTGCTGCAAGTTGGGCAGGGGCGCGTGTGGATCGGCACGCCCCCACCGCCGCCGGGTGAACGGCGCTACCCGTTGCCCGTTCAATGCGGCGCCGCCCAACTCGTCGGTTCCCCCGATGCCTTTTTCAGTGTCGCTGTGAGAAGGGACCGACATATCCTCATCTCAGTGGACGAAGGGAGCGTCTTCGTCACCGTCGGCAATTTCACCACCACTGTCCGCAAAGGACAAATGGCATTCGTTACCCCGCAAAATGCCGTCATCGGACCGCTACCGATGAGCCGCGACGAACGGTTGCGCTGGGACATGGGCGGCGTTCGGTGACGCCGCGCGTTTATGCGCCAAACTTTTCTGGCGGTGATGCCATCCATGTGGCGTGTCGTCGTCATTGACAACTACGACAGTTTCACCTACAACCTCGTCCAATACCTCGGTGAACTTGGGGCGGAAGTGTTGGTCTTTCGCAACGACGCCGTCGCCCCGGAGCGCATCGCCGAACTGGCACCGACGCACCTTGTCATTTCGCCTGGTCCGTGCACGCCAAACGAAGCAGGTATTTCCGTTGAAGTCATTCGCAGGTACGCGGGCAGACTCCCCATTTTGGGCGTTTGCTTGGGGCATCAAGCCATCGGGCAAGCCTTTGGCGGGCGCATCGTCCGTGCCAAGCGCCTGATGCACGGCAAAACTTCGCTCATCCGCCATGACGGTAAAACCATCTTCACCGATTTACCCAACCCCTTTGAAGCGACCCGCTACCACTCGCTAGTCATTGAACGCGCCAGTTTGCCCGCCTGCTTGGAAATCACCGCCGTCAGTGAAGACGACGGCGAAATCATGGGTGTGCGTCATAAAGACTTTCCACCCGCCGTCGCCCTTGAAGGCGTCCAGTTTCACCCCGAATCCATCCTGACCGCTGTCGGCAAAGACCTGCTCTGCAACTTCCTTGAACGCTGCGGCACACCGTCGGGGCGCATGTGAAATACGCCCACAAATTTGGAACGAAACAGGTCGTGTCCGACAAGGGGTCAAGTGTGGGCATCAATGGACAATCAAAGCCGTCGCCAAAGGCAACGCCTCGGTGCTGAACAAACCGTTGCCGTTGGCTGAAGGGATGGCAGTGATCACCTATCCGACAGTATGGTTCGCGCGGCTATGGCACCGTTACAGTAACAATTACTTGTGAGGTGCGAGGCGGTGAACGATGGAGCGGATAGGCGATTTTGTGGAAGTCGTGGATGTCAACCCCGTCGTGCAACTGGCGTCGGTGCGCGCTGCGCCCCGCTCCCAAAGGCTTCCCGCCGAACTCGCTCCCCTTGTTGACAGTTATCTCGTCGTGGAAGGCGCCAACGCAGCAGCAGCGCACGGGTTGCTTTCGGCGTTGCTGACCGGCGGGGCGTTTTTGCTCAGCGGCGTTTACGGCACGGGAAAATCCCACCTACTGGCGATGCTCGGTTTGCTCGCCGAGTTTCCCGATGCCCGCTGCCGCTTCACGCAGCGTAATCCGGCTTGGGCACCTTTACTCCAACCGCTTGCCGACCGTCG
The genomic region above belongs to bacterium HR17 and contains:
- the purF gene encoding Amidophosphoribosyltransferase, which produces MSAQTGYAILSEGLPEECGVFGVYAPGDDVARIAYFGLFALQHRGQESAGIAVADGRTVKVHKRMGLVSQVFDEETLSGMQGHIAIGHTRYSTTGASNLANAQPLLEYHRGMPFALGHNGNLVNALELRRGLERLGFRFDGTSDSEIIAKLVASLDELDFERALMAAVRQLRGAFSLVLMTPTQLFAVRDPYGVRPLVVGKLNGSHWVIASETCALNPVGAVYVRDVEPGELVVVDDKGLHIVRWTDEICPALCLFEFVYLARPDSHLYQHNVHMARRRMGQILAQEHPADADIVIPVPDTGIPAAIGYAEASGIPYAEGFIKNRYIHRTFIQPSQRQRELGVRIKLTPIREVLEGKRVVVVEDSIVRGTTTRAIVAMLREAGAKEIHVRVSSPPYRFPCFYGIDTCARSELIAAQLDEEEIRRYIGADSLGYLSLEGLLKAVGGDADRFCRACFDGKYPIPIPEHLRLSKHLFETDELLPVHAGEQPRRGVNR
- the pabA gene encoding Aminodeoxychorismate/anthranilate synthase component 2, which encodes MWRVVVIDNYDSFTYNLVQYLGELGAEVLVFRNDAVAPERIAELAPTHLVISPGPCTPNEAGISVEVIRRYAGRLPILGVCLGHQAIGQAFGGRIVRAKRLMHGKTSLIRHDGKTIFTDLPNPFEATRYHSLVIERASLPACLEITAVSEDDGEIMGVRHKDFPPAVALEGVQFHPESILTAVGKDLLCNFLERCGTPSGRM